TTGTATTGTATCACTAGCTGTAAACTTATGATGAAACTCAAACTCTAGGAGTATCATGGAGACACTTCACTGGACTTTTGATGTTTAACAGaaacaaccactcaaaacaccctagcaacaactagCAAAATCCTAACATCCACcttaaacaccttagcaaccacctagctaaatcctaacaaccactcaaaacaccctagcaacaactagctaaatcctaacaaccactcaaaacaccctagcaacaactagCTAAATCCTAACATTCACcttaaacaccttagcaaccacctagctaaatcctaacaaccactcaaaacaccctagcaacaactagctaaatcctaacaaccactcaaaacaccctatcAACAACTAGCTAAATCCTAACATTCACcttaaacaccttagcaaccacctagctaaatcctaacaacccactcaaaacaccctagcaacaactagctaaatcctaacaaccactcaaaacaccctatcAACAACTAGCTAAATCCTAACATTCACcttaaacaccttagcaaccacctagctaaatcctaacaaccactcaaaacaccctagcaacaactagctaaatcctaacaaccactcaaaacaccctagcaacaactagctaaatcctaacaaccactcaaaacaccctatcAACAACTAGCAAAATCCTAACATCCACcttaaacaccttagcaaccacctagctaaatcctaacaaccactcaaaacaccctagcaacaactagctaaatcctaacaaccactcaaaacaccctagcaacaactagctaaatcctaacaaccactcaaaacaccctatcAACAACTAGCTAAATCCTAACATACACcttaaacaccttagcaaccacctagctaaatcctaacaaccactcaaaacaccctagcaacaactagctaaatcctaacaaccactcaaaacaccctagcaacaactagctaaatcctaacaaccactcaaaacaccctatcAACAACTAGCAAAATCCTAACATCCACcttaaacaccttagcaaccacctagctaaatcctaacaaccactcaaaacaccctagcaacaactagctaaatcctaacaaccactcaaaacaccctatcAACAACTAGCTAAATCCTAACATCCACcttaaacaccttagcaaccacctagctaaatcctaacaaccactcaaaacaccctagcaacaactagctaaatcctaacaaccactcaaaacaccctagcaaacaactagctaaatcctaacaaccactcaaaacaccctatcAAACAACTAGCTAAATCCTAACATCCACcttaaacaccttagcaaccacctagctaaatcctaacaaccactcaaaaaCACCCTATCAACAACAAGCTAAATCCTAACAtacactcaaaacaccctagcaacaactagCTAAATCCCAAAAACCACTCAAAACATCCCTGCAACCAACTGGCAAAATCCTATCAACCACcctaaacaccctagcaacaactagCTAAATCCTAACATCCACcttaaacaccttagcaaccacctagctaaatcctaacaaccactcaaaacaccctatcAACAACTAGCAAAATACTAACAACCACTCAAAACTCCATAGAAACAACTACCAAAatcctaacaaccactcaaaacaccttagcaacaactagctaaatcctaacaaccactcaaaacaccctagcaacaactagCAAAATCCCAAAAACAACTCAAAACATCCCTGCAACCAACTAGCAAAATCATATCAACCACCctaaacaacctagcaaccaacTAGCAAATGCCCAGCAGCCACagagaacaccctagcaaccaaccagtAAAACCCTAGTGACTACCCAGGACAGCCTAGGAACCAAAAAGTAACCACCCTACCAACCACCGAACCCAGAATACCAAAATAAgcaaaccactcagaacaccctagagACCAACCAACCCATAACACCACCTAGTGACTACCGAGAACACCCTAAAATCCATCTAGAAACCCTAGCAACCATAATGGAGCATGTCAACAGCTCCTTCAGATTAGCGGTTCTCAGCCACTGAAGTGtgtgagacgtgaatttaaattgtatttatttacagaggtatatgatgtcacacttgtgcAGCACAAATCTCTGAATAAATGTTCCGAAGTGACAAACTTCAACAGATTTACAATTAAACCTAGTTTGAATCTAGTCTGGTCTAGATCTAGTTTGAATATTCACAACTGCATCCCAACATTATGAACGTTCTGTTTGTACAgcatgtatactgtatgtgcattTAAGGGCACACATGACCGTTTGCATGCTCACTGCACCTGTATGGATGGCCCAGTTTCGGAAAGAGCGGCGCATCTTTCTCCACGTCCCAGCCGTGTCGCGCAGCATGCATCCATGGAATCTGGAATATTCTCTTCTCCTGCAGGCAAAGAACATGCAAAACATGTCACAAGCCAAGACACACCTAAAATGCACTTCATTTGTGCACCAACTCACATTTATATGGCAGAATATTTCACAAACAATAGCCTCTTGCTCATGGCAAGTGAAAACAATTCTGCAAAAAGACAAGTTTCAACAACCACAGTCACAGTACCTTGTTGACCCATTTGAGGCCCGGTATTTTACAAGAGTTTATCTGCTCTTCCAACCATGGTCTCATACGCATTCTCTCCACCGGCATGCTGgcctagagaaagagagagagagagatctggaaTGTGTCAAAGTTTGACGGCAACCTTTCCTCCTTCAACAGGTTGTTCATTCCTCTATGAATATCCAGGAAGCACGATGACAAACTTTAACCCTATTTCTAAAAACGAACCTCCAGCGGAGACCATCTGATTCACAATTTACCGAAAGTTACTGCAATCAAAATGATTATGGGTTATGATTCGTATTTGGGCTTTTGTGAAAGCAAGAGTCAGGACCGTGAGTCAAGACGTGAATGACAACACATAgaggatgtttgtgtgtgtgtgtgtgcgcgcgcgcgcgtgtgtgtgtgtgtgtgtgtgtgtgtgtgtgtgtgtgtggtgagcaAGAAAGTTTATCTAACAAAGAGTACATGTGGTCAGACCTGTAATATCAATCATGCAACATGACAGACACAGAAAGATGTCTCTTGATCcattttcatttcacaaacctCAAATCACAAGTTAGCGATTAACCAATGTGAGCTCATATAAAGGTTTATAGTTAATCACAACGAAAACTTGCACTTTAAAATCATCAGTTTGTTGCTTAGACCTTTGAGCCTTTATGGTCCATTAGGAAATGAGAGCGAACATAGGCAATCaaaacacagaacaacaacatacAAGCATTACACTGCATACTACAGCACAGACAGACACAATTATGAGCCCCCAAAAAGTTACCATAATAGTGTTGAAGTATTCAGTAAACacaatagtgtatatatatatatatatatatatatatatatatatatatatatatatatatatatgtgtgtgtgtgtgtatgtatgtatgtataatacacacacacacacacacatacatacatatatgtatctatgtatgtatgttcatattgaatatgtaatattattatataatatttaagtgtggacatttgtttgtgtatttttagaCATTAATAGATTATAGCAAAGCAACACGTTTTTCGAAGACATTTCTCATCTAAACTATTTGTACCAACTATTCAACTTTCTCATTAACTATTCGTAGGCAAGTTAGTATTTCATAGTGTACATTATAACACTGTTAAGCCTGAATTTAATAGAGCATCATGATTTGAACTTGaccaaaaatactaataatactaaagataatataaaaactattaaCTTCAGTTTGTTAATGCGTTATATTAACACAAAATCATGTAATAAGATTATGAAGCTATATTTATCATCTTATCAGACTAAATTCGGATTCAGACACTGGTGCACCAGTTTATGACAGACACTTTCCATTACAGTGCCCATGTTACACCCAGTACGTGTCCATGTAAGtcaataacagcaataataatatcCACATGTCCGTACAAACGTCTAAATAACATAATTTGACATGAAGAACACGTTATTCATTAGTTCTACTCAGTACTTACGGTGGAGTTACATTGCGGTGTCCCAATCATTCTTGCAGTACACTAAGTCAGTTGACTTCAACCTCCCCAAATAAGTATGATAGTGCTGTCAAGTCAActcaaaagtgaaaataaacatTCCTTGATTCCCATTGGATCCAAACACCCCTTGACTTTCGATTTAACGCTCAGCCCAGCAACACTCCGTGGCCTACAGCATAAACATCCACTTATATACACATGAGCCCTAGAAATACATCCGGAAATTTCATTTATTACCTGCGACGCGTAGAAATCACTCCAGGGATAAAAGCAAAGAGTGTATGAAGAGTCTTGACAATTTGTAGTTCTcgataacaaaacaaaaagtcaaaTGGGATTGATTTCGCTCTTCAGATCGAAAGCAAAACAAGTGAAGGAAACAAGCGCTTGGGTGGAAATCCCCAACGTGCGCGCGTGCGAGTGAGCTGACTGCGTGTTTACAAATCCTACTACGGCCAGGGTTTGGATAATTAATATTAACGACGTGGCAAGACGTTCGCGAGCTGATTAGCTGGCACACAGACAACTTCGTAGGTGGGCGTGTGAATATTAGTAAAAGTGGGAGGCAGTCAGAGTAGTAACGCCTTGAATGGGGAAGGCCTAGCTAATGAATATTAATAGCGCAGCGAGAAGCTCGGGCACTGATTGGCTGACAAGCAGAAATGTGGGTGGATTTCAATGAACGATCTGTTTTTGAGTTTTGAGTTTTGCTTTTGTATGAAGAATCCGTTTTCTGTTCCAAATGACAGCCTAAATACAATTAACTCAAATCCATTTGCATTAAATTTTATTGTTGGTGTTTTATTGTAtatcataattattttcattaacatcACTTGTaccttattttattattcttccCTCTCACAACTTTGATTATGTGTGTAGTTTATTTCGCAATACttcatgtaaaacaataaaataccggAGACTTTACGCCGAGCAACGTCTACGAACCTACTAAATATTCATTAGCTAAACCTTCGCCATAGTAGATTTTGCGCTGGTTTGTTCATTGGCTGCAGACTGAAATGCGAAACTCGATTTCATTTTCACTTCCTCGTTGTTTCGTTATTGCTTCTTAAAGGCGAAGCAGGCAGAAAAGAAACTTAAGCTGCCACATGCAAATACGTATCGCGCTTTAGTGCTGCTGGTTGTGTGTGATTAGAAAATTACCAAGTTTCTGAGAGTTCTTTTGTGTTAATTTTACATCACATATTTTTATATGCAGGTGTTGTGCATAATGCATAGCTGTATGCATCTgactaaaaaaatgcattaatctaTTGTATGTTTTTATTGAGTGCACTACTGATGTGCATAATAGTTGTGTCCATGACTACAGCTGGAATGACATTTACAGAAAGATATTGAACTGTAGAGATGAGAGAAGCAATGCAAGTTGTTAAAAGCATTATAGCTGTGCAATCCTATCCTCACTGTGTctttccacaaacacacacacacacacacacacagagagagagagagagagagactcattaTCTTATCTATGCTGCCAAGCCCTGCAACTCCCAGCGTATGAtgcaaccatagactgtataaaagagATGCAACACACCGACTCTAACAACACAAaccatattttaataatacactgGACTCAGATATACTTTGCTAGAGGCCCATAATTACAAAACTACCCTAAAGCTTTTCTAAAATCAATCCTCTTTACTTAAATCATCCATGATTTTCCCCTGTAtagaaatagtttttaattaaacaaacacGAAAAGGAAACAGCTTGACAGATGATTGAGAAACAAGACTGAAACAGAAATAAGATAAAGTTTCAGGGAGTTGTTCTGCTTTCTGTCTCATTTCTCAGGAACACAGCTTGTTTTTAAGCACTTGGCTGGGATCTAAGAACAGAACACCACCTTGTGGTTAATACTGGTGTGATCTCGTGCTACAAGTCTCTTATTTATCAATATTaccatatattattataattcactAAAACTAAACGTTAATTCcttgaaaagtaaataaaaaataaaggtcaactgaaataaaatataatattaaaaagtacTTTTATTTAATCTAGTTGCCAATGCAGCATTTcaaaatttcataattttaataatgtaataaaataaatctaaaataaaataaaaaacaaacaaaaaaaactatatagacatattaaaaaccaataaaataaaataaaaaatgccaataaataaaaactataatagcatctcAATGATCCTAAAGTAACTCTTTGAGAATTTGGACACTTAtcaattttagtttaaaaaaaaaatgttttaaaaatatttgctttAATAGTTTTTGTTGCTTCACTTctcttaaataaatcaaatcattcGGTGTGAATAACCTCATGCTGATTAAGTgagaaacttttattattattaatattaacactgtcattgcttattttttttgtggaaataattttcaagattctttgataaaagttgtcaagtttttttttgtgtaaaaattcTGAATAAACTTTACATTCTCAACACAAATTACACAAAGCACACAAGCTTAATAGCaaactaaaatgtttatttatcataaTACAAATTGTGCTATTATTTATGTTCAGAACTTCTGATGATAACTGATGATGAAACTGAGAACCGTGAACCTCGCAGACGAACCAAGCAATGCACAAATGGTGAGTGACagccaaaaaaatcataaaagagcTGTCTGTGTCAAACCCAGCACTGTAACATTTTACACACCAGGATTACGAAAATATAGATAATTTCAAATACCCATGATCAAAAAATTGTGTATTAAAATCCAGTATTTCCCTTAAAATTCCCTTTATATCCCTTCCTGTTTTGACTGCAGTCTGCAGTGCTATAAACGGctacataataattattaaaataatgatttaaaagtgTTTGTACCCCACTGCAACATAAtcagttaaatacacattaattaTTTAGGGAAACATACTTCTTTGGTCAGCATAGACATAATACATGGGATTTGTTTCTTGTTAGTCATCCTTGGATCATTGCAGGAGGATTTAAAGtccagcgccaccttgtggttgACACGTGTCATGATCTGCATGATCTCCAGCTGCTTGCCGTATTTTGACAGCATCTCACACAGTGAGGAGATGAACCAGGAACCATTAGCATTGTTCCTCCAAGAGTAATAACCTGAGAAcagacagaaaagaaagaagtaaGGGCATTTATATCTGTGCATTTTCTTTGGTTCTCAAGAAAGTTTCTTCAAATATTAGTTACCTGGTACAGTGGAGTAGACATACAAAAAGTCTGCCTCTATAGGAATCCTCTGTGCCTCCTCTCCACCTACACTGTCGCACTCGATGCCATCATCCAGACCTGTGCCTCTGCAAGCCTGGAGACACACAGGACAGACACTCAAGCATCTGTGTAAGAAGCTATTGATGTCATATCATTTGCATCACTGCATGTCATTGAACTAAAGTCTACtggctacttaaaaaaaaaaaaaaaagcaagagccCTTTAATAGGAGTGCAGTTGGGTTGGTGCTTGTGTCACGGTTTCTGTGATTCCATGCAgaacaaatacaaaatgaaaaaccTGTGAAATCCAAATGGAAAGGTTCGacatctgcatttattttattgttttacaattgttttgttttctttaggaatCCTGTAAGcactttttttattgatattaagcAGATAtcatttttgttcatataaaaaATTTATGACATTGTCACAATTGCAAATGGAAATTGTGAACCATTAAAGCAGGttctaatatctatctatctatctatctatctatctatctatctatctatctatatatatatatatatatatatatatatatatatatatatatatatatatatatatatatttatttatttatttatttattctgacaCGTGTCCTGAGCACAAGTGATGCGCCGGTCAATGTATAAATAACCCGCACCTGAccgatgttttcaactaacccgcccgcaactcggtccgcaaaaaaagaaaaagaaaatatagtacatgacccgcttcctgacccgcattttttacAAGTAGCAAATGCGTCGCccctttatattattttaattacttaaatagacTATAGCCTACAGCataataagcgttatgaccgcacacttaaggcttgccacaaagaaccggttaaagtaatgattatgaatgtgtttaaATTAGCAAGGACTCATTtcattgtttagtaataaactggtgttttctgtgtcgctgctaaGATGAAGCTGACGATGCGGACACACCATGAacaccagagagaaatgcacatttcatatggattacataatcagagagtagcctatttattttggtttgaatattttagtttaaaagtagacatttcaagcatTCTGTAATACATTGCCtaaatttctttttaaacccaccgactaaaagattaagacactacctgtcccaaaatatcacccaaggtttctacagcttttttctgaactatttcagaatctggaaaaatgactggggctaacttgttactgcagtagagcgatatgaatgtgtgtgatgtacggcatgataaatgctcgtcacttctgctgcccaaacttgtcagcctgtgggtcatttggtttattgtaAAACGactgcactgatttgcatgtttcttgatgatgaaaccaatgatgatgatgagctgCCTTGAACTACGTTCGCCGTGTGTTTCCCAGAAAATAACTGCATACCTCAGAACATTCAGAAACCAATCAGGTTCAAACATTCAATGGCCcgtagtgttatatatatatatatatatatatatatatatatataatgtacacacacacacacacatacatacatatataaactaatacaaattaaaatgaagtaAATCAGTGgtagtaaaaagtaaaataacacaATTCTGAACAATAAAAGACTTCTATAGTATCAATCAACTCACCTGAATGAAGAAAAGCTTGGGTTTCCCCACCAGTGATCTGCAGCGGTCTCCTCTGAAGAGTGCAAACAGTTCCTTCAGCTCAATACAGTCATCTGTGCCAAATATCCTATCATCTTCTCCATGACTCAGCAACACACACGCAAACATGGCTGATTTACTGTGATCTTCTTTAGACACTGAGGATGAAAGAATATACGAGTTTATGACTGATCAATTCAATTATTGTAACCAATCACTATTCAGACTCAATCAACATACCTTTAGTTAACAAATTTCTCATCTGTGACACAGTCTGATCATTGTAAATTTTCGTTTTGAAGCCCAGATTTGAGAAGGCCTGAAACACATTCTTTGCATCCTCGTCTGTCCCGTTACGAACTCCCAATTCTGttcaaaaaaggggaaaaaaaggattAATCAAAAAAGTATCAGGACATTACTACTAACCTGTTCAACTCATCAGGGCTAGTCCCAGCTCGTACCTGTATTTCTCTGGAAATTCTTGTTGTTGATGACGATACATTGTCCCAGACTGGGATAGTTCATATTGTATTGAAAAACATCTGAATGTGGTTTGGCATCCGTCTGATCAATTCCAGCATCTGTGACATTTGAACCCCTGTGCAAACAAAGAGACTTTTATGATGCGTTCACAATTACTGTGGAAATGATTTACTGACACTTTAGGAAGTGGTAAATAAAAAGTGGTTAGTTAGCAGTTACTTTCATTAACTTCACAATGagatttttccttatttttgaCTAATTTTGATTATTCACTcacaaatgaaaattagctgaaaatgtatttcaccctcaggccatttcAGATGTATAcaggtttcttcatcagaacggatgtaaaaaaaaataaaataaaaagtgctttacatcacttgctcaccaacggatTCACTACATAGAAACATTAGTGAGCaatttaaaatctgttcagatgaagaaacaaactcatctatcaaAGTTTTggttttggctgaactattcctttcgtATGCCTGTTTTTCTGCATTTCTGCAGTtgatcagttttcatttaaatcacACATACTCTTTGGCATTCACTTGTCTGGCATCCACAGAGTCCGACATGGTCACTAAAGGGAAACAAAAGAAACAGATCTACTGATACATAATGCTTCAGATTTCCagcaattttaataaatgttatagaCTATTATGTCAAATCAACACATTCTCTAGCAATTCCAAGTAACATAACATgaggaaatttatatatatatatatatatatatttttttctttttttttttttttgcaagtttcTATGCAAGTCACTGATTttgtacactcacacacacttatgtTACTACAACTATTCATAAAAATGACATACAATACTTTAGGATGACTACTGTATTCTTGTAAGGAAATGACCATACAATATGTGTTTTCAAACGCACTTCCCATAAAGCCTGACCTTTAAAACAACAGGTGTAACAAGTTCATATAAAGATaacttgtttgtttctttcttagtCTCTACATGTTGAACATCCACAATGATCACAAATATCTGGATTTATGGTAACTTTGTATTATGAATTTTTGTCTTAGACTATCACAGCCACCTTAATGAGACAAAACCTAATTTTAACCAGAAACAGAATCCATTGAGTCTCTAGTGGCATTTACAGTCACTTctgatttcttattattttttaaatctaaatccaTTTGTCATTCgtttttttaaaagcacatttcattctgaaacaatatatatatatatatatatatatatatatatatatatatatatatatatatatatatatatatatatatatatatataaatgtaattaaggTGATCAGTAGTGTGACTAAGGTAAATAACTTACAGTTGTGTTGTCAGGTGTTTTCCTTCTGaaaaagaaatgacaaacaaatagTTTTGATGATCCGGAAAGTTTTAAACTAGTACAAACCCAAAGAAAGTTTCTCTTTAACAGGGAGGGAGGGTAGAACGTAGACaaatttatattgtaaatattaatggAGTGATATTTTTAACGTCCTCTAAGACAAATTTTAgattgtaaatattaattaatatttttaacgtCTTTTCAATAGCGAAATCCTACTCATAAATATGAACCAAAGAACCAAGCATTAAATCCTAATAGTTCCGTGAGACTGGCTCCACCCACGAAAACGCATGCGCAGTAAACACAACAGTCTCTAAAAGTACAGTACAATATTATAGAAGTCATTCCGAAAGTAATTCTTATAGCGGATTTTTTAGCTTTATCTAAATCTAAATTTACGTATTCTGCTCGAACAGAAAATGCTGATTGGCTGATTCTGCGTTCACGTTTGTAATTCTTTttacatgaaccttcagaaatctaatttgcttatttttgttcAATTGATGAAGatagctttttttgttgtttctgttttAATAGCCCTGGATGCTTGAAATGCACAATGCAATGCTCAAAAGATGCTTGGAAGCCTAAATgtgcacataaaataataatgcagtttaTTTGTAATGCACTTTTCTTAAACCCAAAGTGCATCCAgtcaataaaactaaaataacaagaaCAAAACAACAGTTAATTAAAACCAACCTTAAATAAATGTGTCTTTACGAATTTTAAAGTGTTCCAAAGTTGAAGAGTTTCTGATGGTAGAAGGAAGTGCATTCCAGCTTGAGGGCTTTTAATGAAAAAGCTCTTTCCCCCATATATCTTAAATTTAAATGAAGGCTGACAGAGTAAAAGAGAGTTGGCAGAACAGATAGGGTGTGGTGGAATATAAAGACTAATAAGATCACAAAGACACATCCCGTGCAGTCCCATATGTTCACATTAGAACTTCAGAATCAATCTTATAGCGTTAATAGGAAGCCAGTGCAACTGGAAGCACCGGTTGTAATGTGTTCCCGGTGTAGTGTTTCTTCTGTTGCAGTGTATCCAGTAGACTACGTACACAGAGAGTTATAACTCAGAACCACATATTTATTATAGAACACAAGCAGCTCCTGCTGCTAACCCGCTCATGCAAAACCACTGTCTAACTCGTCTAACACAGTAACCCCCACTTAGTCAACCCAAGGTAGCCCTCTAGTGGAGTCAATATGCAATTACACCATAAATGCATATAACACTACATCACATCCTCCcttttcacagaaaacaatacaaGCAATAAACAGGATATGAACTCTGGATATAGATCTTAAAGTTCTCGTAACAGGAACATTTTCTTTCTTACTTATAGCAAACATCTTGCATATTAAGCAGTTCAGAGCTTAAAAATGCTTCACCTTAATTACTAGGTAAATATACAGTCAATTCATACAGTAGTCCTGAAACATCACAGGAACTTTTACAACCCGACCAGTCTTGGTGGTTGTGGTGCTGCTGTTACATACAGATTGCTCTGGCACACACTGTACAGGCTGATCTGTCACTTCATGTGCCTCTGGGATGTGAGAGTGTGTATCGTCATGGGTCTCAACTTCTGGATTAAATGTTTCTGTAGGCTTGTGAATTGTTTTCCTCAGGTGGCGCCTGTTGCGGCGAAACTGTCGTCCTGCTTCATTGACAACATTATAGGATCTTGGTTCATCTCGTTTTGAAACAATAAGACCCGGTTGCCACCCTCTGTCTGTTTCAATGT
This DNA window, taken from Carassius auratus strain Wakin chromosome 14, ASM336829v1, whole genome shotgun sequence, encodes the following:
- the LOC113113799 gene encoding caspase-7; this encodes MSDSVDARQVNAKEGSNVTDAGIDQTDAKPHSDVFQYNMNYPSLGQCIVINNKNFQRNTELGVRNGTDEDAKNVFQAFSNLGFKTKIYNDQTVSQMRNLLTKVSKEDHSKSAMFACVLLSHGEDDRIFGTDDCIELKELFALFRGDRCRSLVGKPKLFFIQACRGTGLDDGIECDSVGGEEAQRIPIEADFLYVYSTVPGYYSWRNNANGSWFISSLCEMLSKYGKQLEIMQIMTRVNHKVALDFKSSCNDPRMTNKKQIPCIMSMLTKEVCFPK